One Scomber scombrus chromosome 4, fScoSco1.1, whole genome shotgun sequence genomic region harbors:
- the agtpbp1 gene encoding cytosolic carboxypeptidase 1 — protein sequence MNKPKMATEKGVPSNSRVLMLLGQLERMNGEAMGKDAEMARQVTAKILHLIQTQEKSGKEVMSKGSSGMEVILASLENTRDVQTTLNILYILSELMTVGRGRRVGVFVSKGGTGILFQILITASKELPPSEELMLQLHSLLAKVGPKDRKFGVKARLSGALNVTVNLVKQNLQNAKLLLPCLQVLRVYSTNSVNSISMGKNGVVELMLKIVSPYSKKNTSLLKVALDALGALLKSKTNARRAVDGGHVSALLALYLDWHRNDMRHRHMLIRKGLLVCLRNITNIKLGRKAFIEADGMRILYNSSTECLPVRTLDPLVNTSSLIMRKCFPKNRMPLPTIKSAFHYQLPHVPAVGPVAQLYSQPPGVDDVVDDSDDNDEMEADTENDTENEEDEKDHCTANDDIETDLNKLHPKKSPNRPFEELRVYERFFLELSEDFQGYHFECSKSAATTSSSSSFSSSSASTRSTRPIIVPTAQALSPKHVPTPRSQEDCNPTKGQHARPPTSAPAPTPPAPLTPLQLDTIHLTKDQNKKEEAHIPSPDTHSSLSSLSRPPPQGQRIDQELAHVLECVSLEGEGPLSAEEVKGVKQEGSPVNATRHIQSPLLLGGIANRRVGGGSSSTWGSDCGSEGPEDEGGEGAVLEVPDTALLLPLHDPDLYVDMVKGTHSVPQYAEVAYPDYFGHVAPTFREPLLERVYGVQRSKIFQDIERLIHPNDILDKVVYDLDIPSCPVIEDDGESLKFNSQFESGNLRKALQVRKYEYDLVLNSDINSNHYHQWFYFEVSGMRVGTYYRFNIINCEKSNSQFNYGMQVLMYSVQEAISGRPRWVRTGTDICYYKNHFARSSIAAGGQKGKSYYTLTFSTSFSHKDDVCYFAYHYPYTYSSLKMHLSKLEALRTPQIYLRQDILCETLGGNSCPLLTITAMPESNSNDHICQFRNRPLIFLSARVHPGETNASWVMKGTLEFLMGTSPLAASLRESYIFKIVPMLNPDGVINGSHRCSLSGEDLNRQWQNPNLELHPTIYHTKSLLQYLAHIQRAPLVFCDYHGHSRKKNVFMYGCSVKETVWQSNISATSSDLQEDLGYRALPKILSQIAPAFSMASCSFVVERSKESTARVVVWREIGVQRSYTMESTLCGCDQGKYKGLQIGTRELEEMGAQFCVALLRLKRLTGLRNHQHLLDLESDIIGTHTKVASSCPTTYVMEEDEPSFLEAIDYSAESNDEDAEPENEHSSEVHETPDHLEHMSDSETNHRD from the exons ATGAACAAACCCAAAATGGCCACAGAGAAAGG TGTCCCCAGTAACTCCAGGGTACTCATGCTCCTGGGACAACTGGAGAGGATGAATGGAGAGGCCATGGGGAAGGATGCTGAGATGGCACGTCAGGTCACTGCAAAGATACTTCATCTCATACAGACACAAG AGAAGAGTGGAAAGGAAGTGATGTCTAAAGGCTCCAGTGGTATGGAGGTCATCCTGGCTTCACTGGAG AATACTCGGGATGTGCAGACCACCCTGAACATCTTGTACATTCTCAGTGAGCTGATGACTGTGG GCAGAGGTCGCAGGGTGGGAGTATTTGTGTCCAAAGGAGGAACGGGAATATTATTCCAGATTCTCATCACTGCCAGTAAAGAGTTGCCTCCCAGTGAGGAACTGATGCTGCAGCTTCACTCACTGCTGGCCAAAGTTGGCCCGAAAG acagaaagtTTGGAGTGAAGGCGCGTTTGAGTGGGGCTCTGAACGTCACCGTCAACTTAGTAAAACAGAACCTACAAAATGCCAAGCTGCTTCTGCCCTGTCTGCAGGTTCTCAGGGTTTACTCTACCAACT CGGTGAATTCTATTTCAATGGGCAAGAATGGAGTAGTGGAACTTATGCTCAAGATTGTTTCACCGTACAGCAAGAAGAACACCAGCCTACTCAA GGTAGCTCTGGACGCACTGGGAGCATTGCTCAAATCCA AAACTAATGCTCGCCGTGCTGTGGATGGTGGCCATGTGTCCGCCTTATTAGCACTGTACCTGGATTGGCATCGCAATGACATGCGACATCGTCACATGCTGATTCGCAAAGGGCTGCTGGTCTGCCTCAGGAACATCACCAACATCAAGCTTGGCAGGAAAGCATTCATAGAGGCTGATGGCATGAGGATCCTGTACAACTCATCTACT GAGTGTCTCCCTGTGCGAACTCTGGATCCTCTGGTCAACACTTCGAGTCTCATCATGAGGAAGTGTTTTCCTAAGAACCGTATGCCTCTGCCCACCATCAAATCAGCCTTCCATTACCAGCTGCCACATGTTCCTGCGGTAGGGCCTGTGGCACAACTGTATAGCCAACCTCCTGGGG TGGACGATGTGGTGGATGACAGTGACGATAACGACGAGATGGAAGCAGACACCGAGAATGACACTGAGAatgaagaagatgaaaaggACCATTGCACTGCG AACGATGACATAGAGACGGACCTAAACAAGCTGCATCCCAAAAAGAGCCCCAACCGTCCTTTTGAGGAGTTGAGGGTCTATGAGAGATTCTTCTTGGAGCTATCTGAAGACTTCCAG GGGTATCATTTTGAATGCTCCAAGAGTGCCGCCAccacatcttcatcatcatcgttCTCCTCATCATCAGCCTCAACTCGATCCACTCGGCCAATCATAGTGCCCACAGCTCAAGCCTTGTCCCCAAAGCATGTCCCCACACCAAGGTCTCAGGAGGATTGCAACCCAACCAAAGGACAACATGCACGGCCACCCACCTCTGCCCCTGCTCCTACTCCCCCTGCTCCTCTAACGCCTCTACAACTGGACACCATCCACCTCACCAAggaccaaaacaaaaaagaggagGCCCACATTCCTTCTCCGGACACGCATTCATCCTTGTCCTCCCTCAGCAGGCCTCCTCCTCAAGGGCAGAGGATAGACCAGGAACTAGCACATGTGTTGGAGTGTGTCTCTTTAGAAGGGGAGGGGCCTCTAAGTGCAGAAGAAGTAAAAGGTGTCAAACAGGAAGGATCTCCAGTCAACGCTACAAGACACATACAGTCTCCTCTGCTTTTGGGGGGTATCGCAAACCGTCGTGTGGGAGGAGGAAGCAGCAGTACCTGGGGTTCCGATTGTGGTTCGGAGGGTCCTGAGGatgagggaggggaaggagcAGTTTTGGAGGTACCAGACACGGCCCTGCTCCTCCCACTGCATGACCCTGACCTTTATGTGGACATGGTGAAGGGAACACACTCTGTACCCCAGTACGCTGAAGTGGCTTACCCAGATTACTTTGGACATGTAGCCCCAACATTTAGGGAACCCCTTCTTGAGAGAGTTTATGGCGTACAGAG GTCTAAGATATTCCAGGATATTGAGAGGTTGATTCACCCTAATGACATCTTGGATAAAGTAGTTTACGATCTGGACATTCCCAG cTGTCCTGTAattgaagatgatggtgaatcACTGAAGTTCAACTCTCAGTTTGAGTCTGGCAATCTCAGAAAGGCACTTCAAGTTAGAAA ATATGAATATGACCTTGTCCTGAATTCAGACATTAACAGTAATCACTACCACCAGTGGTTCTACTTTGAGGTGAGCGGCATGCGTGTAGGAACGTACTACAGGTTCAACATTATCAACTGTGAGAAGTCCAACAGCCAGTTCAACTACG GTATGCAGGTGCTGATGTACTCTGTGCAGGAGGCCATCAGTGGCAGGCCTCGCTGGGTCAGAACAGGAACAGACATCTGTTACTACAA GAACCATTTTGCCAGGAGCTCCATTGCAGCCGGTGGTCAGAAAGGGAAGTCCTATTATACACTGACCTTCAGTACAAGCTTCAGCCATAAGGATGATGTCTGCTACTTTGCCTATCACTACCCATATACATACTCTTCTCTAAAG ATGCACTTGTCTAAACTGGAGGCTTTGAGGACCCCTCAGATCTACCTGAGACAGGACATTTTATGTGAAACTCTGGGGGGGAACAGCTGCCCCCTTCTGACCATCACTGCCATGCCAGAGTCCAACTCCAATGATCACATCTGTCAGTTTA GGAATCGTCCATTGATCTTCCTGTCGGCCAGAGTGCACCCTGGGGAGACCAATGCCAGCTGGGTAATGAAGGGCACGCTGGAGTTCCTGATGGGCACCAGCCCACTGGCAGCCAGCCTTAGAGAGTCCTACATCTTCAAGATAGTCCCCATGCTCAACCCTGATGGAGTTATAAATGGAAG TCATCGTTGTTCTCTGAGTGGAGAGGATTTGAATCGGCAGTGGCAGAACCCCAATCTTGAGCTCCACCCTACCATCTACCACACTAAGAGCCTGCTGCAGTACCTTGCACACATACAAAGGGCACCACTG GTGTTTTGTGACTACCACGGTCATTCCAGAAAGAAGAATGTGTTCATGTACGGCTGCAGCGTGAAGGAGACAGTCTGGCAGTCCAATATCAGTGCTACATCCAGTGACCTACAGGAGGACCTTGGATACAGG GCGCTCCCTAAGATTCTCTCCCAGATCGCCCCAGCCTTCAGCATGGCCAGCTGCAGTTTTGTTGTGGAGCGATCCAAAGAGTCAACCGCCCGTGTTGTTGTTTGGAGAGAGATTGGAGTACAACGCAGCTATACAATGGAGAGCACGCTCTGTGGCTGTGACCAGGGCAAATATAAG GGTCTTCAGATAGGCACCAGAGAGCTCGAGGAGATGGGAGCCCAGTTCTGTGTGGCCCTGCTGAGGCTGAAGAGGTTGACGGGGCTCCGCAACCACCAACACCTGCTGGATCTGGAGAGTGATATCATCGGGACGCATACTAAAGTGGCCAG